A window of Centroberyx gerrardi isolate f3 chromosome 19, fCenGer3.hap1.cur.20231027, whole genome shotgun sequence genomic DNA:
TCTTCGTCTTCCAGTCAGCCATGAGAAGTTAGCTGGACCAAGCTACAATATCGGTAAGGCTTCATCTACTATTTGAAAAAATGTAGTTATAAGCGGAAGTGTCTTGTTTTCTGGCATAGAAGCTACTTAAACATGAATGTGAACATTGCTAGAGTAAGCTTTAGCGTTAATGTGTTACTTAAGATTGAAGTTGGCTAGCGTTAACGTTGAGTCATTTGGTTGGTCCAGAGAACGCAAAATGCGGTACTAAAGCATGAAACGCAAAGCATATGTTTTCCCAAATTCAGACCAAGTAAACTGCTGGGTTTTTGAATGGAAGGCGAGACCTATCGAGGCTACATTACTTGGTAGCTTAATGCGCGTGAACCACGTGGCTTGGTCCTTATAAAACCTTATCCCTTCAAATGCtcacattaacacaatgtatatcacatcaacaaaacaactttttaaTTTACGGGCGGTAGTTGTGTGCCGAGAAAGTGGCTGGTATCTGTAACTCCTTAGCAACGTGTATTAAGTTGAGTACGAGGCCTGTGCTAAAGCTGTTAGCCACGCAATTTCTTCCCGAAGCCATCATAGATCAGATGCCTTCACGTGCACCTCGTAAGCTCGTACTTTCGAGTTTGGGCTTGGTAGATAGAGTTGTGGCGCATTAAGTGCTTTTAATCTTAATTTATTAATGTACCCTGTGACATAAGTAGCTCGGTAGCCGTTTAATGACTGACATTTccagtcatatttaccactttgctGAGTACATGTGCACTGAACTggtaataaaaatgtatgcagcacTTAGGGCGCAAGACCTTGCACTTAAGACCGTGtgggtttgttttatttttatttttttgtctctctccaggtTCAACCAGTAATCTGAGAGGGATGTCTATCCTTTTGCCATGGACACTGGTGCAGAAAGCAGGCAAGTCACCCACAGTACTTCATGCTGGATAGCTGCCATTTCACAGGCTCCTATCGAAGCCGTTCATGCTCTTCTGTAGCAGTGGGCGGTCAACAGGATGCCGAGATGAACACTTTCACCGACGGTCGCTGTTCAGTTCTAAAGTAACTGTTTTCAGCAACATTTTGGGGAAGGACACTCAGGACTGAAAGTTTATAGGATCACGATTAATCAACCATACTGATCAATAAGACAAGCTAACTATCCGATGTACTTGACTAAacattttctccatctctctgcagGTGTTGGTTAACGttgaagatggaggagaaaaacCAGTAAAAATGAGCACATCAAGCGCAGGTAATTACTTTTTCTACAACTTGGATCCAACAATCCTGGCTGTGATGACACACTTGCCCTCACTGAGAGATCGGTCTCGATAATGAGAACACCTTAGTACTCATATTTTTCTGAGCCACACTTGATTTAAAATTAAGCTGTGAAGATGTCATTTgcagatttaaaaaatgtacaaactgTGCTCCCTATAGGTGATCCTCGTGCATGACCAAGGACTAACGCTGAATGAGGACGGTTTCCTGTATGTTGAGGTAAGTCTGAGTCTTGCCTTTCTCTTAACAGATGTTTAAGTTGTGTAATCTagatttttctctccatcttctgaAATATAAAAGTGCTTTTGAGTCCAAATGGCAGCATGCTATCCTAAGGACCTGGGCTCTGTTTGTAGCCCAAGGTTCTCCAAATGCATGCAAGAAAAAGGGGCAGTCTTTGACTGTTGTGGCCCCTCTTTGCCATTTGCAGCCACTCAACTGTCCTACAATTGCATAGATTGAACAGAGCAATAACCTTATGCAATTACCACTTGGCACTGGTGTTTCATATTTCTAATGGGATTTATCCCACAGGCATCGATCTGCAGATGCACTACCATTCCAATGTCCTGGGACCCAATGGTGCACCCTCCTCTGGTCATTTTTAAGGTATGCAACATGCCATAATTATCATTCTTTCACCTTGTTTCTGATCCATGATGAGTACTTATTTACAATGTGGACTGTTGGATGAAGCTTGCGGATATGGGACTGAGATCAGCTGTTCCCTAATGTGTTTTTAGAAGGTCCTTGAACTGCACTAAATGGCGTTCTCCTTCTCAGGTCCAGCAACAGTCTTGCTGAGGAGCCCAAGCAAGTGGAGCGCTAACACCGGCCAGTGTCTGGGTTCCTGTGGGTGAACAGCCGCAGCATGGCCGTCCGGAAAGTTGCACCATTTGAATGCTTGTGATTTAGAAAAGATTCACTTGAGTTTTTAGCCCCAAGACAGCAGGGCTCTAAGGATTGCAGTGTCGGTcgctgttcaccactttatggtcaTGTGGGTAAAGTGTCtcagggagttagattgcaggCTCTCAATGGGGAAACCGTTTATTCCCAGCAGGGACCCTTCAACAAAATTCAGTGTTGCAGGGTAACTGCTAAACATGAGGGTTTCTGTATTCTGCATTCAAGTTTTGTACAGTTGGAGTAAATTGTGGTGTTGAGCTTACACATTTTTCATGTCACTCATATTGATGCCTAAAGTCAAAATGTAAATGGCTGATTGTATGTTACATCTCTCTAGCAAAAACCATCTGACATTTATAAAATAAAGCTTTATTGACACTCAACTTGTATCTGTTTCaaattgtgttcatttcaagTCTGAATAGCTTCTGACTATATTGAGTATTAGCCCTTACACTTCAGAGGAAACTTGACAATAACTGGTGTTGAAATCCCTTTATTTGAATTTTGCAAAATTAAGGTTTACATATTTCATACTTGATAGGAAAATGAAAGACACATAACCCTTAGAACTGCTGCAGGAGTAAACTCGATAATGTAGCAGTCACCATTTACAATGACATAAGGCAAATTCTACTTGTAGAAGTGGGTATGAATTTAATACAGTAGTGTACCTGTACACCAAGCAGCTGTCACAATGCATAGTAATTCCTGACCCCGCCCCATAGTGTAGGCAGATTTCAGCACACAAGACAAACCATTCTGTAACTTAAAGgataactttggtatttttcaacctggaccctatttccccatctttgtgtgtttaagtgactaaaggggacaacaatttttgatttttggtccagtattgagcgagatcgcatcgccggcagccgcgaaacgggctgcaatgtaatccgacggggcaaatcgcaccgtcaatgtacgtccactaaaagtgcttgtttttgccactgacaggctcagattgttatgagtgtctgacaacattatggattATTatcgtttttctttacctttcgcttgatccggtctgtgtgtaaccaagtctcacgagagttgagttgttgcaggaagttacacacagaccggatcaagcgaaaggtaaataTAAACGATAATAATCCATAATGTCAGACACtcataacaatctgagcctgtcactggcaaaaacaagcacttttagtggtcGTACATTGAcagtgcgatttgccccgtcggattacattgcagctcgtttcgcggctgccggcgatgcgatctcgctcaatactggaccaatttcaaaaattgttgtccccattagttacgtagacacaaaaagttgggaaaatagggtccaggttgaaaaataccgaagttaccctttaaactAGTAGTACTTCCCAGGACTACAAAACGACCCGAGTGACAGTTCATTGGCGGCTGCCTGCGGTCACAGGAGCACTGAAGGAAAGTCGTTATTTTATAATAgcataaaaaaaactcaacgTTCAACTCTTGTCAGAGATCATCCATAGTCCTCTTCTCCTGCAAGATTGTAGAAACAAATGCATTATTGATAATGACGAGTGGAGAATATCAATATAAAATTCTGCAATACAGCCTACGACCTGAAACATGCTgatataatactgtatatatttgaaGACGGAAGGTTTGCCTCACCTTTTACAGAAGTCATTCCTGTGAGATAGAAGGCAATTTCAAATCCGATATTTCAGAGTCTGGGCTACTGCTGCCACTCCGATCGCTGTAGGTGTCCCTGTGACAGAACATAATGATAAATCTCTGGCCTGATGCCATTCTGCATACTCTTTTTGTGCATGGATGAAATCAATTTGTGCTCTAACATAAAGTGATGCTGCCTGCTTACCGTGGAGACAGGCGGCAGCCCTTCTGTAAGTAGCTCTGCAGCTTCCCGGCGGAGGCCAGCAGCAACCCGAGGTAGGGGGGTGATGGTTTGATGGGGCGAGAGGTGAACTCTGGGTGGTACTGCACCCCAACGAAATATGGATGATCTGACAAGAGAATGTTGGattaaaaaacactaaaaatacacaaaaacgtTCTTGGGGCATCCATCCACACTAGGGGTTTTACATACTTGGTTTTATGTAGTAAGTGTTTTTAATATATACACTTTGTATTTGTACACTGTTTTTCTGCAAATTCTATTTCATGCAGAGTGTCTGAGTatctgattaaaaaataaaaagatattgGCCAGttagtgtggtccacctctgatatgatggatatgttgtagtttgattgattacatatttattgtatgactgatcaatactacactggttgtctatgtgAAGACCGTAACCTGATTTGATACTAATGCAAGATTTTGACTgtattccacacaagtatgcatgaatatgttatcATCATcctgagtttcaatggagagttttagtgtcccatggtctaaatgctgtttcagaggcttttccactctgacaacaataacattttCGATTAAACATTGAATACTTGTGATTATTTTAGCAAAAATATGGTGATATTTAAAGATATGTCTGCTACTGGCAGCTTCTAATACCAGTATCGACCTTCAAGAAACCACATCGGTAAAACCGTCAGCAAAACTAATTCCCCGCTCCTTCTCACGTACCATCCAGCTCTATGATTTCCATTCTTTCCCCCTCCACATCGTGACCTACGAAGCGGAAGCCCTGGTTTTCGAAGTGACTCGTCAGCTCAGGATTGACCTGGGCGAGGACAGACAAAGCTCAACGAAAAGAATACAAATACTCCTACTGCACTGTCAACATGCTGGTTTACGCTGATGATGCACTGATAAGATAACAAACCTCAAATCGATGTCTGTGCCTTTCATCGACGTATTCTGCGTCTCCGTAAAGCTTGCCTGGAATGCAACACGACCAGGGAAGGATGAGCGAAGGGTGGAGCACATGAAATGGTGTAAAAGTGATCAATTAATAATTCCTTTTACTTACGTAATACACTGGTGTTGCTCTTAAAAATGGTCCGCCTCTTTCCCAGCCTCATCGTCCCGCCCATGTGCCCGGGGTTGTGCTCTGGCATATCGATCACCTGCCAAGGTTAAAATATGAGAATCTTGATATTGATGGACTTTGTCGCTTACGTCACAACTGGATCATTTCTGCATTTTAGAAAGCTTACCACAGGATGCTTTGATTCTGGGTCGAATTCAGTGGAGTTGGCATCTAGGAAAGCGCAAAACAAAGGCAAAGACATGCAGTCAGTTATATTTGTATGCAATCAACAGTCGCTGGTAGGCACTTGTACCAATTGAATGGATCCAAAAGAAATGAGGAAATTCAGAGTTTGAATCAATGGAACACGCAATACGTGCATTGCATTTTGCCACAGGGAAGCATTAATATTACCATTCCAGCCTAGCGTGTCCCTGGCAAATTCGCATACGGCCAACTGCATTCCAAGACACACCCCTGCAGAAACATTAAAGTCAGTGAAACAGTGTAGATAATGACTAATAGATAATAACTGAGATAATAGATAATGCccgaatttaaatttttgggtggactattcctttaaataggCCTGTGTAGTGATATGATGTTAAATATAGTGTGATCATGGATATCATGACACCCATCTTGTACCTAGAAAGGGTTTCTTCTGTTTCCTAGCCCAGTTGATGGCATGGATCTTGCCTTCAGTTCCTCTGACGCCAAACCCTCCCGGAACCAGGATGCCACTATGGATGGAGGAAAACACTTTTTAGATGAAACTGTCCCTTTAACACTTTGACCAGGCTGTTgttagaccccccccccccccccccaatggcGAGGGCCGAGTACTCACTCAGCGCTGCAGAGTTTCTGCCATGCCTCGTGGTATTTCACTGGTTCGTCCTGCATAGTGTTAGGCTCCAGATCAGCAGAGTCTATatactgaggaagaggaagagaacaagTTGAGGTGGGAGGTATGAAGACAGAGGTGCGAGGTTTGCTGCATCTAGTACATCTAGTGTCACTCATATCATTCTACTAGCCAAAAACGAGACATTAATTCAAATGGTGATCACAAGCAGTGTGACGAGCGTGGGTTTAACAATGCTGTGTGCGTACCATGATCTCCAACTTGTGGCTAATGGCGAGGGCCGAGTGCTCCAGGGCCTTAATGACAGAGGCATAGGAGTCGGACAGCTTGGTGTACTTCCCAACCAGCGCGATAGAGCAATGCTCTAGGAGTCTGTCTGacctgggaacacacacacacacacacatattaatatACTATTTAAAAAAGGGGGGGATTGGGggtgtcttgaaattccagtGGATGGGGAGCTTAGGAAAATTAGTTTAGAAAGCCAGAAATcacagcagctggccaagtaatcataatcatattttgaaatttgatttccatttcagtttagtttcagttagCTAGTTTGgggttcatttttattttatttcagttagttTTGGAGGCAGATTTTTAGTTTCcgtccagttttttttttaatctttatttcagTTTCCTAAAATGTTTTGTCATGCCTAGATTTAGTTTCGGTTAACTACAATATCcatgagtcattggtattgaccAATAACCCTATCAACCGCCACgatactgtatattatggtcattttgtactaTGGGACAGTCAAAATCTGCTCCCTTTAACATCAGTGTGGTGAATGGAAATCATTTTCACGTCCCCAGGCACCCGGGGCTCGCCTACCTGTCAGACATCTCCTTCCACTTGGTCAGCATCTTCCTGGGCCGGGTCTCTATGGGCATGTTGAGCCGCCGACTGAGGTATCCCACCACCCCCTggtcctccagcagcagcggGACTCTGTAGATGGACGAGACGTCGTGCACGCAGATGACCTGGGACGAGACAAAATCACTGAGTGTTGAGCGGCTGAGGGACTCGCTGCTCTGCTTCCTTAAAGATGACGCGACTGGTGCGGTTCGGTGACGTACCTGTTCAGGTTCTACGTGGCAGAACATGGAGATCTTTTCCTTGACGGAGTTCTCCAGAGTGGTGGTACAGCGACACATGATCTGGGAAATCGGGTCATCGCAGCAGAATACAGCAAATGGGGGAATATTAAAGGATATTAAAGCTCTACAATGAAGCAAGTGAGGaaattttcaacacaatcatTTGCCATGacggcaaaaactaggaaaataaggcccaggttgaaaataaccggaattaccCTTTAGACATAAATGACAATTTCAACGTGTCAATAACATATTAATTAGAAActtatgaatgaaaagtaggaaaaaatactatttgcagcattatgagggtgtgcaacAATCATAGCAGAtcacaaagaaaaaatgaagaaagaaaaatatgcactaaatacatttaatgcattatgaaataagtgaaaaggTCACAGTCAATAGggaatacaaacaaacaagcagtaAAATAGCATTTATAGATAAGCATGTATTTTAATGACTCACCAGATCGGGGGACAACCCCAGTCCTCTCAGCTCTCTGACACTGTTCTGCGTTGGCTTGGACTTCTGCTCTCCTGTCGCACTGGGCTGCATGTGGCCAAGGAAAAATCAAGCACATTAAAGTGACTGTATAGAGCCTGCTAACCTACTGTCCATGCATCTGCAACATCTAACTTACGAGACAAATAGACAATAAAATTCCCTTAGAATGAAAAAATTCAGCTGCCCCTGCAGAGTCATGCATGCAATCCTGTAACCCTGCAGCTGAAAcgcatttgtttttattgactaTTATTGTAGCAAAACGCCTGAGAAATTGCATGTTGGAATTTACACTCAGACAATATTCAGTTCTAAATTTGAATTCACAGAAGAGATTTACAAATGTGCAATTCAATATCTGAGTGAATGGAATAGAAGCTTACAGCCCTGTGGCAACTGCGTGACCAATCAGAAGAGACGTTTAAAGCAGCTGTATGTTCCTGGCGATCTAAACACATAGTTTTCATCATACAAACCTCAATTTTGTCCAGTTATCCTCCTTATGGTTCCCAGCGAGGTTTGCTTTATCACCTTTAACTAGTTACAAGACACTTATATTGGATTTGGTTAGTTAACAATTGGCAGGCTACCAGACCGATGTGTCCCGTTCTCTTGCCAATGTTAATGTTGCCTCATTTATCAGCAAACGATACACACATTGTAGATGTAGCGCACCACTTAAAACCGTTTAGGTGTCTCCTTGCAGGTCTGCAAATCACTTTGGCTACAAGTGTTCTGGAGCATTTGCTGCaaaagtgattttcagacctatGTGGCATCTGAAAGTTACTTTGAGCAAATatattacaagtttgcagcttcTATTGCATTCATCTAAATATTGAATAGCACATTTGTAAATCACTTTAGGACACAGATGTATCAATATCTTCTGAGTATAAGTTCCAACATGCAAATTGTCAGGTGTTTTGCTTCAATAACACCTTCATAGGATGGAAGCTCCATCGCAggcccactttgtgatttaggctgatacgACAGGTGTATTTGTACATAAAAATTtagcctactgcagctttacaGCTTTGTCAATTGTTGTCCAAGAGCAGCTGGATTTTTGCTTTTGCTTCTATTTGATTCATGCACCA
This region includes:
- the ctps1a gene encoding CTP synthase 1; amino-acid sequence: MMKYILVTGGVISGIGKGIIASSVGTILKSCGLHVTAIKIDPYINIDAGTFSPYEHGEVFVLDDGGEVDLDLGNYERFLDIRLTRDNNLTTGKIYQSVINKERRGDYLGKTVQVVPHITDAIQEWVVKQARIPVDDDDVEPQVCVIELGGTVGDIESMPFIEAFRQFQFKVKRENFCNIHVSLIPQPSATGEQKSKPTQNSVRELRGLGLSPDLIMCRCTTTLENSVKEKISMFCHVEPEQVICVHDVSSIYRVPLLLEDQGVVGYLSRRLNMPIETRPRKMLTKWKEMSDRSDRLLEHCSIALVGKYTKLSDSYASVIKALEHSALAISHKLEIMYIDSADLEPNTMQDEPVKYHEAWQKLCSADGILVPGGFGVRGTEGKIHAINWARKQKKPFLGVCLGMQLAVCEFARDTLGWNDANSTEFDPESKHPVVIDMPEHNPGHMGGTMRLGKRRTIFKSNTSVLRKLYGDAEYVDERHRHRFEVNPELTSHFENQGFRFVGHDVEGERMEIIELDDHPYFVGVQYHPEFTSRPIKPSPPYLGLLLASAGKLQSYLQKGCRLSPRDTYSDRSGSSSPDSEISDLKLPSISQE